A window of Halomonas sp. GFAJ-1 contains these coding sequences:
- a CDS encoding carboxymuconolactone decarboxylase: MTDFTLHTTDTAPEEAKANLQAAEKKMGFLPNIFAKMAEAPTLLEAYLALDGIYAKTSLSPVEQQAALLAISADNHCAFCVAAHTGGIKKAGADDATVKDLRARTTPNDAKLAAVTRFARHLNAQRGWAEQAELDAFLEAGFTQQQVLELVIACALKTLSNYTNHVAGTPLNEELKPLAWEAPTS; this comes from the coding sequence ATGACGGATTTCACACTGCACACAACCGATACCGCGCCAGAAGAAGCCAAAGCGAACTTGCAGGCGGCAGAGAAGAAAATGGGCTTTCTGCCCAATATATTCGCCAAAATGGCAGAAGCACCAACGCTGCTAGAAGCCTACTTGGCACTCGACGGGATTTACGCTAAAACCAGCCTTAGCCCGGTAGAGCAACAAGCCGCACTGCTCGCGATCAGCGCTGACAATCACTGTGCTTTTTGCGTTGCTGCCCACACCGGCGGGATCAAAAAAGCCGGTGCCGATGATGCAACTGTTAAAGATTTACGCGCCCGTACGACCCCAAACGATGCTAAGTTGGCAGCGGTAACTCGCTTTGCCCGCCACTTGAATGCTCAGCGCGGCTGGGCCGAACAAGCCGAGTTAGACGCGTTTTTGGAAGCCGGTTTCACGCAACAACAAGTACTCGAACTGGTTATCGCTTGTGCGTTGAAAACGCTTTCAAACTACACTAACCATGTTGCAGGCACCCCGCTCAACGAAGAGCTTAAGCCACTCGCCTGGGAAGCCCCAACGTCATAA
- a CDS encoding RNA polymerase subunit sigma produces the protein MNTDTLSIEGHIAALRPKLIAFARLQLRDSVAAEDTVQDTLIVALEKHDAFAGRSAFETWVFGILKNKILERIRYERRYCSWQDGSWQNSEQSDEDAFENLFQDNGRWQPAHRPQSWGNPDQVLENASFWKLLDTCLLVLPDSTARVFTMRELMGLTTQEICDALSLSDANCWVMLHRARLKLRACIEKGWLT, from the coding sequence GTGAACACTGACACTCTTTCCATTGAAGGCCATATCGCTGCCCTAAGGCCGAAGCTAATTGCGTTTGCACGGCTGCAGTTGCGAGATAGTGTTGCCGCTGAAGACACGGTTCAAGACACCCTTATCGTCGCACTGGAGAAGCACGACGCTTTCGCTGGGCGTTCAGCGTTTGAAACCTGGGTATTTGGCATTTTAAAAAACAAAATTCTTGAGCGTATACGCTACGAACGACGTTACTGTTCTTGGCAAGATGGTTCTTGGCAAAACAGTGAGCAGAGTGATGAAGATGCTTTCGAGAATTTGTTTCAAGACAATGGGCGTTGGCAACCGGCACATAGGCCTCAATCCTGGGGCAACCCAGATCAAGTTCTTGAAAACGCCTCCTTTTGGAAGTTATTAGACACCTGTTTACTAGTACTACCCGACAGCACAGCCCGCGTATTTACGATGCGTGAACTTATGGGGCTCACCACCCAGGAAATTTGCGACGCACTTTCGCTAAGCGATGCTAACTGCTGGGTGATGCTACACCGCGCTAGGTTGAAGCTACGCGCCTGTATCGAAAAAGGGTGGTTAACATAA
- a CDS encoding peroxidase, whose amino-acid sequence MSLRINAVVPDFEAETSQGPIRFHEWIGDSWAILFSHPKDFTPVCTTEFGAVATLSAEWEKRGTKVIGVSVDGVEDHKRWAGDIEKFSGSTVGFPIIADEGLNVSKLFDMLPEDAYLPDGRTPADSATVRSVFIIGPDKQLKLSMTYPMTVGRNFAEILRALDALQTNAKHGVATPADWTVGQDVIIPPSVSDEDAKQKFGEFDAVLPYLRKTTLR is encoded by the coding sequence ATGTCATTACGTATCAATGCAGTCGTACCTGATTTCGAAGCAGAAACCAGCCAAGGCCCTATCCGTTTTCATGAGTGGATTGGCGATAGCTGGGCGATCCTGTTTTCTCACCCGAAAGATTTCACGCCGGTCTGCACTACCGAGTTTGGTGCGGTTGCTACGTTAAGTGCGGAATGGGAAAAACGTGGCACCAAGGTCATTGGCGTTTCTGTCGATGGTGTGGAAGACCACAAACGCTGGGCGGGGGATATTGAAAAGTTTAGCGGCAGCACGGTGGGCTTCCCGATTATTGCCGACGAAGGGCTAAACGTTTCTAAACTCTTCGACATGCTGCCGGAAGATGCTTATCTGCCCGATGGCCGCACGCCGGCTGATAGCGCCACCGTGCGTTCGGTGTTTATTATTGGCCCGGACAAGCAACTGAAACTTTCCATGACGTATCCGATGACCGTGGGGCGCAACTTTGCGGAAATCTTGCGTGCCCTTGATGCCCTCCAAACTAACGCAAAACATGGTGTGGCCACACCTGCTGATTGGACCGTCGGCCAAGATGTGATTATCCCGCCAAGTGTGTCGGATGAAGACGCCAAGCAGAAGTTTGGTGAGTTTGATGCGGTTCTGCCTTACCTGCGTAAAACAACATTGCGCTAG
- a CDS encoding GTP cyclohydrolase — translation MTAVTLPDIAQQTAQLPGTLSWVGMEGIALPVVLAGSQVNAKVSAGVSLEAAEARGIHMSRLYTALESLEHQPLSQASIQRVLGAFLESHQGLSTHAYLMFSGDVLLKREALISPLAGWKSYPFTLHGQLTPLGFQLELEVAVGYSSTCPCSAALARQLIQQAFTADFDDIPLSKQAVLAWLGSEEGILATPHSQRSHAHCSVRLNGNADIPLEAVVERIEKALGTALQTAVKRIDEQAFALANGQNLMFCEDAAKRLDNVLRKMDYIDGFQLKVVHAESLHAHDAVARCEWQW, via the coding sequence ATGACGGCGGTTACGTTACCCGATATTGCCCAACAAACTGCCCAATTACCGGGCACTCTTTCCTGGGTGGGGATGGAGGGCATTGCGCTGCCTGTCGTGTTGGCTGGAAGCCAAGTCAATGCCAAGGTTTCAGCGGGCGTCAGTCTTGAGGCAGCCGAGGCGCGTGGCATCCACATGTCGCGGCTCTATACGGCACTTGAATCCTTAGAGCATCAACCTCTTTCACAAGCATCAATTCAGCGTGTTCTCGGTGCTTTTTTAGAGAGCCATCAAGGGTTATCAACACATGCATACCTCATGTTTAGCGGGGATGTGCTACTTAAGCGGGAGGCCCTTATTAGTCCCCTAGCGGGGTGGAAGAGTTATCCGTTTACGCTGCATGGCCAGCTTACCCCGTTAGGATTTCAACTGGAATTAGAGGTAGCCGTTGGCTATTCGTCAACGTGCCCCTGTTCAGCTGCATTAGCCCGGCAATTAATTCAGCAGGCTTTTACAGCGGATTTTGACGATATTCCACTCTCTAAACAGGCTGTGCTTGCCTGGTTAGGCAGCGAGGAAGGGATTTTAGCCACGCCTCACAGCCAGCGCAGTCACGCTCACTGCTCGGTGCGGTTAAACGGTAACGCCGATATACCGCTGGAAGCAGTTGTGGAACGTATCGAGAAAGCCCTAGGGACAGCGTTGCAAACCGCGGTGAAGCGCATTGATGAGCAAGCCTTTGCGCTTGCGAATGGGCAAAACCTAATGTTTTGCGAAGACGCCGCTAAGCGCCTGGATAATGTGCTTAGAAAAATGGATTATATCGATGGGTTCCAGCTTAAGGTGGTACATGCTGAGAGCCTGCATGCCCACGATGCAGTGGCACGCTGTGAGTGGCAGTGGTAA
- a CDS encoding cobalamin biosynthesis protein P47K, whose protein sequence is MQFTTLTPVNVLTGFLGSGKTTLLNRWVRQASMQNTLVVINEFGDIGLDHQLITQSDEQAVVEMSSGCLCCTLRGDLSRTLQQAIDELLAKGKPPPSRVVIETTGLADPAPILQLLMTDHWLAHRFQLDSVVCCVDAANGEATLQAHRESQRQVAVADRLLITKTDLADEGRLGYLANQLAKINPAAEQWQVINGNLAPDLLVGAGLYRGASQGYQVNQWLKAASYHAHYAAPHTPGEGKPNSTVATLTQPNSQPTLTRHGEHINAFCFCVEARITPEVLENWLDIVMSLMGEKMLRMKAVVHLTDREAPLALHGVQHIFHPPAPLPLNSVSDRISRFVFITQNVAPATVAELYSFFTPSNEVVK, encoded by the coding sequence ATGCAGTTTACGACGCTAACGCCGGTGAATGTGCTTACCGGGTTCTTAGGGAGCGGTAAAACCACGCTGCTCAACCGTTGGGTTCGCCAAGCTTCTATGCAAAATACGCTGGTGGTGATCAATGAGTTTGGCGATATTGGCTTAGACCACCAGTTGATTACCCAAAGCGACGAGCAAGCGGTCGTAGAGATGAGTAGTGGCTGTTTGTGCTGCACATTGCGAGGCGATTTAAGCCGTACGCTACAACAGGCGATAGATGAACTGCTGGCAAAAGGTAAGCCGCCACCCTCCCGTGTAGTGATCGAAACCACTGGGCTTGCCGACCCCGCGCCTATTTTGCAGCTGTTAATGACCGACCACTGGCTTGCCCATCGTTTTCAGCTAGATAGCGTGGTGTGCTGTGTGGATGCCGCCAACGGGGAAGCAACGCTGCAAGCGCATCGAGAGTCACAGCGGCAGGTGGCGGTAGCGGACAGGCTGCTTATTACCAAGACGGACTTAGCCGATGAAGGGCGTTTGGGCTATTTAGCCAATCAGCTAGCTAAGATTAACCCGGCCGCTGAGCAGTGGCAGGTAATCAATGGCAATCTCGCGCCCGACTTACTGGTAGGTGCCGGGTTATACCGTGGGGCGTCACAAGGCTATCAAGTGAACCAGTGGTTAAAGGCGGCCAGCTATCACGCGCATTATGCAGCTCCTCACACCCCTGGTGAGGGTAAGCCAAATAGCACGGTTGCTACGTTAACCCAACCAAACAGCCAGCCGACGCTCACTCGCCATGGGGAGCATATCAATGCGTTTTGCTTTTGTGTTGAGGCGCGTATTACCCCGGAGGTGCTAGAGAATTGGCTGGATATAGTGATGTCATTAATGGGTGAAAAAATGCTGCGTATGAAAGCGGTAGTTCACCTGACTGACCGTGAAGCGCCCTTGGCGCTGCATGGCGTTCAGCACATTTTTCACCCACCGGCGCCGCTGCCACTTAACAGCGTGAGCGATCGTATTTCACGGTTTGTGTTTATTACCCAAAACGTGGCGCCAGCCACGGTGGCCGAGCTTTATTCATTTTTCACACCATCTAATGAGGTCGTAAAATGA
- a CDS encoding RNA polymerase-binding protein DksA, producing the protein MQKVQESALLAQPESDYMNAAQLAFFKQRLLDEREELTSHLREVKAAIASHERDSDEADQASFEEELRLALRQADRESRLIINIDAALKRIESGEYGYCEETGEPIGIPRLLFRPTAKLCIEAKERQEQKEHHYRKARGE; encoded by the coding sequence ATGCAAAAAGTGCAGGAGAGTGCGCTTTTGGCACAACCTGAAAGTGACTATATGAACGCCGCACAGCTGGCGTTTTTTAAGCAGCGTTTATTAGACGAGCGCGAGGAGCTAACGTCGCACCTAAGAGAGGTCAAAGCGGCTATCGCCTCCCATGAACGCGACAGCGATGAGGCAGACCAGGCGTCGTTTGAAGAGGAGCTACGTCTAGCGCTGCGCCAAGCCGACCGAGAAAGCAGGCTAATCATTAACATTGATGCGGCGCTAAAGCGCATTGAAAGCGGGGAGTACGGCTACTGTGAAGAGACTGGCGAGCCCATTGGCATTCCACGGCTGCTGTTTCGTCCAACGGCAAAGCTCTGCATAGAAGCAAAAGAGCGCCAAGAGCAAAAAGAGCACCATTACCGCAAAGCGCGGGGGGAGTAA
- a CDS encoding ABC transporter, translated as MLPDMLWLPLLTGVGMTLLLALAGVGLFLKGSAWQALALSQWAAVGGVAASALSWPVLPIALGVSGAMMWLLRVQRQAEHAALASFLAGLALVTLLAANAPQASLAAARWAEGQLYFVVPSDTWAVIGLTLVSLLLFWTLRRTWLRGQLAPNVASWVTPSLSARLLEAGWLVAVIVMGAMVFGVPAALSTLLFPAWMSALQARCLQHWIQRTILLGLITFMAAWWLSLWWDQPFAPMLIITHVAMGMLLWGLRLLRVLPGRPGGESRR; from the coding sequence ATGCTGCCTGACATGCTCTGGCTGCCGCTGCTGACAGGTGTTGGCATGACGCTGTTGCTTGCATTAGCAGGTGTTGGGCTGTTCCTGAAAGGATCTGCTTGGCAGGCGCTGGCGCTCAGCCAGTGGGCGGCGGTTGGCGGTGTCGCAGCATCGGCGCTGTCTTGGCCGGTTCTCCCTATAGCGTTAGGGGTAAGCGGGGCGATGATGTGGCTACTGCGGGTGCAACGACAAGCGGAGCATGCAGCGCTAGCGAGCTTTTTGGCTGGTTTAGCACTAGTGACACTGCTGGCCGCCAACGCACCGCAAGCTAGCTTAGCGGCAGCGCGTTGGGCGGAGGGTCAGCTCTATTTTGTGGTGCCTTCGGACACATGGGCAGTCATCGGCTTAACGCTGGTTTCACTGCTGCTGTTCTGGACACTTAGGCGGACATGGTTGCGGGGGCAGTTAGCGCCTAACGTGGCGTCGTGGGTCACACCCAGCTTATCCGCGCGACTTTTAGAGGCTGGGTGGCTGGTGGCAGTGATTGTCATGGGAGCTATGGTGTTTGGCGTTCCTGCGGCGCTATCGACGCTGCTGTTTCCCGCCTGGATGAGTGCGCTACAGGCTCGCTGCCTGCAGCACTGGATACAACGCACTATATTGCTTGGGCTCATTACTTTTATGGCCGCTTGGTGGTTGAGCCTTTGGTGGGACCAGCCCTTCGCGCCGATGCTAATTATAACCCATGTGGCCATGGGTATGCTGTTATGGGGGCTGCGCTTGCTGCGTGTTTTACCAGGGCGACCGGGTGGCGAAAGTCGACGCTAG
- a CDS encoding ABC transporter codes for MPSADVIVALDQASLGVERALVGPLSLIIPMGARLAITGPNGSGKSLLLKAIAGQVAVFSGDFWRYPKLTLMLLAQESMRRDPWPLSGHDWFAAMGIVPPELPRLAALLPKRIDSLSGGQWQLLRLAAALTPPAGAGVKVPHLVMLDEPANHLDQAVKQIAVELMKELSQNVTLLMTGHDRGMIDACGAKSLPLEACLDAA; via the coding sequence ATGCCAAGTGCTGATGTGATTGTGGCGCTAGATCAAGCATCGCTCGGTGTGGAGCGTGCCTTGGTAGGGCCGTTGAGTTTGATCATCCCCATGGGGGCAAGGCTTGCGATTACTGGGCCGAATGGCAGTGGTAAGTCACTACTGCTCAAAGCGATTGCTGGTCAAGTAGCGGTGTTTTCCGGCGATTTTTGGCGCTATCCAAAGCTGACACTGATGCTGCTGGCTCAGGAGAGTATGCGCCGCGACCCCTGGCCGCTTTCAGGTCATGACTGGTTTGCTGCCATGGGCATTGTGCCGCCTGAACTTCCGCGTTTAGCGGCACTGCTGCCGAAGCGGATTGACTCCCTTAGCGGGGGGCAATGGCAGCTTTTGAGGCTGGCGGCTGCATTAACACCCCCTGCAGGCGCAGGCGTTAAAGTACCGCATCTAGTGATGTTGGATGAGCCGGCGAACCATCTGGATCAGGCGGTTAAGCAGATAGCCGTTGAGCTGATGAAAGAGCTTTCTCAAAATGTCACGCTGCTCATGACCGGTCACGACCGTGGCATGATCGACGCCTGTGGTGCCAAGTCACTGCCATTGGAGGCGTGTTTGGATGCTGCCTGA
- a CDS encoding ABC transporter substrate-binding protein yields MRLMLKRSVGALALTLLISLPFPALATLNIVATTASLGMLANEVGGDQVSVTVLAAPDRDAHYLDARPSFMAALRRADVLLEVGAGLEEGWLPAAQRGAANPAVNSGRDTHFVSANILPLRRSITMDGPNVGHVHAEGNPHFNVDPLRMATLGEALARRLAQLDPEHAEDYRSRADVLARALHDEAKELAAGVAEQRIVVYHEDLDYLEEWLPVNVVGYLEPAPGIPPGARHLRELVDELQGTAGRVLYANFQPARGAEFLQRYLAWPASSVPLEPQTPTLEGYLTLMRTWVDALEAH; encoded by the coding sequence ATGCGACTTATGCTAAAGCGCAGCGTTGGGGCTCTCGCCCTAACGCTGTTAATAAGCCTGCCGTTCCCAGCGCTGGCGACACTTAATATCGTTGCGACGACGGCAAGTCTCGGTATGTTAGCTAACGAAGTAGGTGGGGATCAGGTATCGGTGACCGTGTTGGCTGCCCCAGACCGCGATGCCCACTACCTGGACGCGCGCCCCAGCTTTATGGCGGCGCTGCGTCGGGCCGATGTGCTGCTGGAGGTGGGAGCGGGCCTAGAGGAGGGCTGGCTCCCTGCAGCTCAACGCGGTGCTGCGAACCCAGCGGTGAATAGTGGTCGTGACACACACTTTGTTAGCGCCAATATTTTACCGCTTAGGCGCTCTATCACCATGGATGGTCCGAACGTTGGACATGTGCACGCTGAAGGGAATCCGCATTTCAACGTCGACCCACTGCGCATGGCGACGCTGGGTGAGGCATTGGCACGTCGATTAGCGCAGCTGGATCCAGAGCATGCCGAGGATTACCGTTCCCGCGCGGACGTCTTGGCAAGAGCCCTGCATGATGAAGCGAAAGAGCTCGCAGCGGGCGTGGCTGAGCAGCGCATCGTGGTTTACCACGAAGATCTTGACTACTTGGAAGAGTGGTTGCCGGTAAACGTAGTGGGGTACCTGGAACCTGCGCCAGGTATTCCACCAGGAGCACGCCATCTACGCGAGCTAGTTGACGAGTTGCAAGGCACAGCTGGCCGCGTGCTCTACGCCAACTTTCAGCCCGCTAGGGGGGCGGAGTTTTTGCAACGTTACCTGGCATGGCCCGCGTCAAGCGTCCCTTTAGAACCACAGACACCAACGCTAGAGGGGTATCTCACCCTGATGCGAACATGGGTCGACGCGCTGGAGGCGCACTAA